The nucleotide window CAAGTATCGAATTATTACAGCGTGTTGAGTCGGCCTTTGGTTTCTACACAAGTCAAGCTAGCCTCGAACGGTGGATCCAATATTACAATCAGGAATTAGGTTGTCCGATTCACTCGAACCATACCTGCAACCGATCCGATGAGATTATTGAAAAATTCTGTCGCAACAGGATCTTTGTCGCCATACCATTTGCAGATTACGCGGATGAAGAGACTGCCATCAAAAGTGTTCTAGAGATAGCCAAGCTGGAATCCGTAATAGCGGCTAATCTGCCTGAGAGTGGTGAGTTACTCTGTAATATTTGTTGCAACATTAGAACATGTAAGTATGGAATTATTGACGCATCGAGATTGGACAGATTAAACATTTTCTATGAGTTAGGCATTATGCAAGCCTTGA belongs to Candidatus Latescibacter sp. and includes:
- a CDS encoding response regulator, coding for MRTVFLVEDRPNERDAYKDWLSINQYEVVTASCIVEAKYVLYEREFAVVIVDMQIPEQEDEDPQELGGLTVIQYAVERNPLVRCIVLTRYGDLDNAIKAIRAGAIDYVQKATIATSIELLQRVESAFGFYTSQASLERWIQYYNQELGCPIHSNHTCNRSDEIIEKFCRNRIFVAIPFADYADEETAIKSVLEIAKLESVIAANLPESGELLCNICCNIRTCKYGIIDASRLDRLNIFYELGIMQAL